The DNA region ctatcccaaaagcttaagctgttgggtaaaaGACACttgaatatttttatattatatttctaacaatatGCAATTATTTTAGACGATGGAACTTATATACCAGTTAAAATGTTATTGTTTTTTTAGCTTTCTTACCCACTATTATGTTACAGAGAAACAGTCATTGGCGTGTCCAAAACTTTGTTGGTCAACCTCCTGCTGTGAGGAATGGTTCGGGTCCAGTATCACCTTTTCCTGCAAAGTTCGACGATAGCAATGTTAGCATCTCTCCAACCATGCTTAGTGGCACCCAGAATATGATAGATCCTGATCAGAGCAGGGATATTCTCAGCAAGACAGCAGAGAGGCAACCTGATTTAGTAAGCAAGGGAATACCTCTGCCCTTGGCTATGCATGCAAACATGTCTGTTCCTGTAAGAAGTGATGGTGTACCTGCCCATCCTCTTCAGGGAACGCTTTCTGATGCACAATCAACTGAATGCCCAGCAACTAGTGAGCCACAGAACCAGCAGGACGAACTGACAGTTGAAGGAGGGACAATTAGCATTTCAAGTGTATACTCCCAAGGGTGGGTAATTGCTTAACAATATCTTTTTTAATATCTGTAAATATCGATAATTTAATTTGTCTTTTGAAAAGCTGTTGATCATATAACTTTTTGTTTTTGTCATTTTGAAGCATGAAATGTGGTTTACATTCTGAAACCATCAGTGAGTCAAGTAATAAGGACTTCATTACATTGATTTGTGTAAATTGATGAGCATAGTTGCCATGAGCCCATGACATTGCTTGTAGTGATGAGATTTCTAATGATCCTGAGGAAAGAAATACAAACTGGAGTTCTTGATTTTGATGTTATTACTGCTATTTACTTGTAGTAGTACTATTTCTACACTTCTTAGAAATGGCTTAGATCAATACTTATCTGCTAATGCCAATTAGAAAATGCTGTAGCTTTTGTTGAAGTTTATTTCTCCTCTTTAGTGACATGTGTAGAATCATTCCTTGATGAACAGGCTGTTGAACAATCTAACTCAAGCGCTACAGAGTGCTGGTTTAGATCTGTCACAAGCTAGCATCTCTGTACAGATTAATCTTGGGAACCGGGCGAACATAGGACCAAGCGGTGGAACCTCTTCTACCAAGGTATATAATGGCACTTTGTCTTCATTAATACTTGGACCTTTGTGCTAGCAAGATGTCTAATAAGAGGAATTTGATACATTtagtatatatagatatgctGGTATAAATTAATACATTTTTCCTTGAATTTTTAATCAAAGAACACGGAATCATTTATTTCACCTGAGATTATTCTTCTAGATAAATTAAAGTGATTGATGACAAATATTTGTATTGGAGTCCGATTTAATATAACTTGGAATTTCAACCTAAGCATTATTAAGTTTATGATTTTAGTATCACAAATGCAATTAGGTTGAAGCTTTAATCAAAAACAAAAGTTTTACGACTTAGAAGTTTGAAGATCACACACTGTAAAATTAATCATCGCAGATCTGTGTATAGGTTGGTTCTAGAATTATGTTAGGGAGAAGAACTTAGGATGTGTTcgggtaaacaacttaattgaTAGATATGATAGCAGTTGAAATATTTGGTAAtattattgatatgaaaaactgTACAGGGATTCCTCTTCTTATAGAGAGAATTACATAATGTGATTGATCAAAGTCAAAGAAGGAAATCCTTGACTAAAGAGAGAATTAAGGAgaataaatgaaaataagaaactacctaaaataaactaagtacaaacaggaaacaacataattatataCAGACAAAAATATAACTACTAATTAAGAGCATTAAATGCTCTATTTCACAGTCTGTtgacactccccctcaagctggcCTAAAGATATCCTCCATAGACAGCTTGCTAGTTATGTTGTCAAAGGATTTCTTGGGTAATCCTTTGGTTAGGATGTCTGCCGATTGCTCTGCAGTGGGAACATATGTAAT from Lotus japonicus ecotype B-129 chromosome 2, LjGifu_v1.2 includes:
- the LOC130739698 gene encoding transcription factor BIM2; this encodes MKAGKSNQEEDEYEEEDFGSSQKHGPSSAPNTNKDAKATDKASAIRSKHSVTEQRRRSKINERFQILRDIIPHSEQKRDTASFLLEVIEYVQYLQEKVQKYEGSYPGWSQEPSKLMPWRNSHWRVQNFVGQPPAVRNGSGPVSPFPAKFDDSNVSISPTMLSGTQNMIDPDQSRDILSKTAERQPDLVSKGIPLPLAMHANMSVPVRSDGVPAHPLQGTLSDAQSTECPATSEPQNQQDELTVEGGTISISSVYSQGLLNNLTQALQSAGLDLSQASISVQINLGNRANIGPSGGTSSTKNHDNPLCSSQAIAHFRDAGSGEDSDHQAKKRMRKTYN